In the Deltaproteobacteria bacterium genome, one interval contains:
- a CDS encoding pyridoxal-phosphate dependent enzyme, translating to MAGPSQREVVSPSHGDSATGSAPHLPSLHSPVEEASPQAPIIDPDLEVQRHVAADRRYPLDVRLEAFENILDSEVGDTSFTRARNLERDYGLRQLYLKFEGNNPTGTQKDRIAFAQAMDAMRRGYDAITVATCGNYGVAVALAASTAGLRCIIYIPDSYHTRRVEEMVSHGAEIVRVPGDYEAAVRLSRERAEAQEIYDANPGGANTALQLKAYAEIADEIYDELRDAPAVVAGSVSNGTTLAGIHRGFLRLYRRGKTSRMPKMVAGSSAGKNPIVRAVMKGAPVCGDLRPESIRDTVVNEPLINWHSIDGDLALASVRQTHGWGCDVSDKAMTAAARMLREKEGLSVLPASTAGLVALLDQHKKAPLVGDRYVVVLTGRK from the coding sequence ATGGCTGGTCCTAGCCAGAGGGAGGTCGTGTCGCCTTCGCACGGCGATTCCGCAACGGGTTCGGCCCCGCACCTGCCGTCGCTCCACTCCCCGGTGGAAGAGGCGAGCCCCCAGGCGCCGATCATCGACCCGGACCTCGAGGTCCAGCGGCACGTCGCGGCCGACCGCCGCTATCCGCTCGACGTACGCCTCGAGGCCTTCGAGAACATCCTCGACTCCGAGGTGGGGGACACCTCGTTCACACGCGCGCGAAACCTGGAACGCGACTACGGCCTGCGTCAGCTCTACCTCAAGTTCGAGGGGAACAACCCCACCGGGACGCAGAAGGATCGCATCGCCTTCGCCCAGGCGATGGACGCCATGCGGCGGGGCTACGACGCGATCACCGTCGCCACCTGCGGCAACTACGGGGTGGCGGTGGCGCTCGCCGCCTCCACGGCCGGGCTGCGCTGCATCATCTACATACCGGACTCGTACCACACCCGTCGGGTGGAGGAGATGGTCTCCCACGGCGCGGAGATCGTGCGCGTGCCGGGGGACTACGAGGCCGCGGTACGGCTCTCACGCGAGCGGGCCGAGGCGCAGGAGATCTACGACGCGAACCCCGGCGGGGCGAACACGGCGCTCCAGCTCAAGGCCTACGCCGAGATCGCGGACGAGATCTACGACGAGCTCCGCGACGCTCCCGCAGTGGTGGCCGGCTCGGTCTCGAACGGCACCACGCTCGCGGGGATCCACCGAGGGTTTCTGCGCCTCTATCGCCGCGGCAAGACCTCGCGGATGCCCAAGATGGTGGCCGGCTCGTCGGCGGGGAAGAACCCCATCGTGCGGGCGGTGATGAAGGGCGCGCCGGTCTGCGGCGACCTGCGCCCCGAGAGCATTCGCGACACGGTGGTCAACGAGCCGCTCATCAACTGGCATTCCATCGACGGGGACCTCGCGCTCGCCTCCGTCCGTCAGACGCACGGCTGGGGGTGCGACGTGAGCGACAAGGCCATGACCGCTGCGGCACGGATGCTGCGGGAGAAGGAGGGGCTGAGCGTGCTGCCGGCCTCGACGGCCGGGCTCGTCGCGCTCCTCGACCAGCACAAGAAGGCGCCCCTCGTGGGCGACCGCTACGTAGTGGTGCTCACCGGGAGAAAGTAA